The following are encoded in a window of Panicum virgatum strain AP13 chromosome 5N, P.virgatum_v5, whole genome shotgun sequence genomic DNA:
- the LOC120673403 gene encoding post-GPI attachment to proteins factor 3-like: MKADFRNEGQETESKISARPRGLGRLDGVNAPSLSWPSFLPATGRAAPPFPRSSSAPSPATSIHKIYRSRIQGAPAAMGGSGWIVRLASLLALGLVLGSAEGSLGDADPRYRTCLKECQTTGIIGDNIISHCQNKENDTSVGGSWYDQEQIYMQWKQLNCRTDCRYFCMMQREGERQSLGMTPVKYHGKWPFLRISVFQEPLSTALSAINLLMHFTGWISFYLLVKYKLPLRPQTKRTYYEYTSLWHIYAILSMNAWFWSSIFHTRDIDLTEKLDYSSAVALLGYSLILSLLRAFNVKDEATRVMFAAPILAFVTTHILYLNFYELDYGWNMKVCVVMAVVQLLTWAVWAGVTRHPSRLKIWTVVFGGALAMLLELYDFPPYMGYADAHSLWHASTIPLTYLWWSFIKDDAEFRTSMLIKKAK, translated from the exons ATGAAGGCCGACTTCAGGAACGAAGGGCAGGAAACAGAAAGTAAAATCTCAGCCCGCCCACGTGGGTTGGGCCGACTAGACGGTGTAAACGCCCCATCCCTCTCGTGGCCTTCTTTCCTGCCGGCGACtgggcgagcagcgccgcccttCCCCAGGTCTTCGTCGGCCCCTTCACCGGCGACGAGCATCCACAAG ATATATCGTAGTAGGATCCAGGGTGCGCCCGCCGCGATGGGTGGAAGTGGTTGGATTGTTCGGTTGgcttctcttcttgctcttggtTTGGTGCTCGGCTCGGCCGAGGGTAGCCTCGGGGATGCTGATCCGCGGTACAG AACTTGCTTGAAGGAGTGTCAAACTACAGGGATTATTGGGGATAATATCATCAGCCACTGTCAGAACAAAGAGAATGACACATCTGTTGGAGGTTCTTGGTACGACCAGGAGCAAATTTACATGCAGTGGAAACAACTAAACTGTAGGACAGACTGTCGTTACTTCTGCATGATGCAGAGAGAAGGCGAACGCCAGTCACTCGGAATGACCCCTGTTAAATATCATGGAAAATGGCCATTCTTACGTATTTCTGTCTTCCAG GAACCCCTTTCAACTGCACTATCTGCCATAAACCTCTTGATGCACTTCACTGGCTGGATTTCATTTTACCTTCTAGTGAAGTACAAATTGCCTCTTAGACCCCAGACCAAGAGAACTTATTATGAATACACTAGCTTATGGCATATCTATGCAATCTTATCAATGAATGCATGGTTCTGGAGCTCTATCTTCCATACTAG AGATATCGACTTGACTGAGAAATTGGATTACTCTTCAGCTGTTGCTCTTCTTGGGTACTCTTTAATCCTTTCATTGCTAAGGGCTTTCAATGTCAAGGATGAGGCTACCAGGGTGATGTTTGCAGCCCCTATTTTGGCATTTGTTACAACACACATCTTGTATCTTAACTTCTACGAGCTTGACTATG GATGGAACATGAAAGTTTGTGTGGTGATGGCTGTGGTTCAACTTCTAACATGGGCAGTTTGGGCTGGTGTAACCCGACATCCATCACGACTCAAAATTTGGACAGTTGTTTTTGGTGGGGCGCTGGCTATGCTTCTTGAACTCTACGACTTTCCTCCATACATGGGCTATGCCGATGCCCACTCACTGTGGCATGCTAGTACGATTCCACTCACATATCTCTGGTGGAGCTTCATTAAGGATGACGCCGAATTCCGTACCTCAATGCTTATCAAGAAGGCGAAGTAA
- the LOC120674373 gene encoding polynucleotide 5'-hydroxyl-kinase NOL9-like, producing the protein MAAGARATPTRTPPRPSSPAPRTEAVVPPDWASAVTLVSSHSTPPVVVVCGPKNSGKSTFSRILLNALLPRHGKVAYLDTDVGQPEFGLPGCLSFHIVDEALEDLLNPTLREAERCCFFGDISSKRDPEAYLNCLFHLYDYFVGKYRCDENEMLPLIVNTPGWVKGAGFDMLVEMLRYISPTLVVQIRITAQSKNLPDGMFWLDDEQTGPEMININAAFHDALNRSLLIQKDSCGMRERRLIEYLKQCFPSNISLSTNKELAYALASLPPYQVPFSDVTVVHLHCEVPAGERWRSLNATIVGLAISTASEASKSIPYCVGLGIVRGIDVQKGLLYVITPVPLERLQSVDLLQQGLIEIPTTLLQVRGCVSPYMSTNVLHKISERDLYAGDG; encoded by the exons atggccgccggcgcccgcgcgacgccgacgcggacaccaccgcgcccctcctcgccggcgccccgcACCGAGGCGGTGGTCCCACCGGACTGGGCCTCCGCCGTGACCCTCGTCTCCTCCCACTCCACGCCTCCTGTCGTCGTCGTGTGCGGGCCCAAGAACAGCGGCAAGTCCACCTTCTCCCGCATCCTCCTCAACGCGCTGCTCCCCAG GCACGGGAAGGTTGCTTATCTGGACACCGACGTGGGGCAGCCGGAGTTCGGGCTGCCTGGGTGCCTTTCCTTCCACATCGTTGACGAAGCTCTCGAAG ATTTGCTGAACCCAACTCTACGGGAAGCTGAAAG GTGCTGCTTCTTTGGTGACATTTCTTCAAAAAGAGATCCAGAAGCATATCTAAATTGCCTATTCCATTTGTATGACTACTTTGTTGGAAAATATCGGTGTGATGAGAATGAAATGCTGCCTCTAATTGTCAACACTCCTGGCTGGGTAAAAG GTGCTGGTTTCGATATGCTCGTAGAGATGCTTAGATATATCAGCCCCACACTTGTTGTTCAGATACGCATCACAGCGCAGAGCAAGAATCTCCCTGATGGAATGTTTTGGCTCGATGATGAGCAAACAGGACCTGAGATGATTAACATCAATGCTGCATTTCATGATGCCTTGAATAGATC GTTGTTAATTCAGAAAGATTCATGTGGAATGCGTGAACGGCGTCTCATTGAGTACTTGAAGCAATGTTTCCCAAGCAACATATCTCTATCAACTAATAAGGAACTTGCTTATGCCCTAGCTTCACTTCCACCTTATCAAGTACCATTTTCAGATGTGACAGTTGTGCATCTTCATTGCGAG GTACCTGCTGGTGAGAGATGGCGTAGTCTGAATGCAACAATAGTTGGTTTGGCAATTTCCACTGCATCCGAGGCCAGTAAATCAATCCCTTACTGTGTTGGGCTAG GCATCGTAAGAGGCATTGATGTTCAAAAAGGCCTGTTGTACGTAATAACTCCTGTCCCTCTCGAACGTCTGCAAAGTGTAGATCTCTTGCAGCAGGGGCTCATTGAGATACCAACTACACTTTTGcag GTACGTGGATGTGTGTCACCATACATGTCGACAAATGTACTGCACAAGATATCAGAAAGAGATTTATATGCTGGTGATGGTTAG
- the LOC120675690 gene encoding uncharacterized protein LOC120675690, producing MEPVFAVAQESSVPPQQQPHRLGETMPVQGGGWRRPVRCALAVALFLAVTGNFAFAAYRARHRSRDLAFVLVVYFLLALLVCCVARLEQLRRDPAAAAARVTERRWLRIGVWGVSVALANTFASRVADAMPRLALKLVVWGFTAVVLGLGFYFLFFSKDADHYCDGELGRGQADAGRRPATALHELPPEEKV from the coding sequence ATGGAGCCCGTGTTCGCCGTCGCGCAAGAATCGTCAGTgccgccacagcagcagccgcaTCGGTTGGGCGAGACGATGCCGGTCCAGGGCGGGGGCTGGCGCCGCCCGGTGCGCTGCGCGCTCGCCGTGGCCCTCTTCCTCGCCGTGACCGGCAACTTCGCGTTCGCGGCGTACCGCGCGCGCCACCGCTCCCGCGACCTCGCGTTCGTGCTCGTCGTGTACTtcctactcgccctgctcgtGTGCTGCGTCGCGAGGCTCGAGCAGCTGCGGcgggaccccgccgccgccgccgccagggtgACCGAGAGGCGGTGGCTCAGGATAGGGGTGTGGGGCGTCTCGGTGGCGCTGGCCAACACGTTCGCGTCGCGCGTCGCCGACGCCATGCCGAGGCTGGCGCTGAAGCTGGTGGTGTGGGGGTTCACCGCAGTGGTCCTCGGACTCGGGTTCTACTTCCTTTTCTTCAGCAAAGATGCTGATCACTACTGCGACGGGGAGCTCGGCCGTGGCCAAGCGgatgccggccgccggccggcgacggctTTGCACGAACTGCCCCCGGAGGAGAAGGTCTAA
- the LOC120674374 gene encoding 17.5 kDa class II heat shock protein-like, producing the protein MDARMFGLEAPLMAALQHLLDIPDGEAGAGGDKAGAAASGPTRTYFRDARAMAATPADVKELPGAYSFVVDMPGLGTGDIKVQVEDERVLVISGERRREEREDAKYLRMERRMGKFMRKFVLPDNADMDKISAVCKDGVLTVNVEKLPPPEPKKPKTIEVKVA; encoded by the coding sequence ATGGATGCGAGGATGTTCGGGCTGGAGGCTCCCCTGATGGCGGCGCTGCAGCACCTGCTGGACATCCCggacggcgaggccggcgcgggcggcgacaaggcgggcgcggcggcgagcggccccACGCGTACCTACTTCCGCGACGCGCGCGCCATGGCGGCGACCCCGGCCGACGTCAAGGAGCTTCCCGGTGCCTACTCGTTCGTGGTGGACATGCCGGGGCTGGGCACGGGCGACATCAAGGTGCAGGTGGAGGACGAGCGGGTGCTGGTGatcagcggcgagcggcgccgggAGGAGCGCGAGGACGCCAAGTACCTGCGCATGGAGCGCCGGATGGGCAAGTTCATGCGCAAGTTCGTGCTGCCGGACAACGCCGACATGGACAAGATCTCTGCCGTGTGCAAGGATGGCGTGCTGACGGTGAACGTGGagaagctgccgccgccggagcccaaGAAGCCCAAGACCATCGAGGTCAAGGTCGCCTGA